A part of Denitratisoma oestradiolicum genomic DNA contains:
- the rplM gene encoding 50S ribosomal protein L13 produces MKTFSAKPHEVTRDWFVVDATDKVLGRLAAEIASRLRGKHKTIYTPHVDTGDYIVVVNVDKLRVTGAKAEDKKYYRHTGYPGGIYETNFTKLQQRFPARVLEKAVKGMLPKGPLGYAMLKKMKCYAGVEHPHAAQQPKALEI; encoded by the coding sequence ATGAAAACCTTTTCCGCCAAGCCGCACGAGGTCACAAGGGATTGGTTCGTCGTTGATGCGACGGACAAGGTCCTGGGCCGGCTGGCTGCCGAAATCGCCAGCCGCTTGCGTGGCAAGCACAAGACCATCTACACGCCCCATGTGGACACGGGTGACTACATCGTCGTCGTCAATGTGGACAAGCTGCGTGTCACCGGCGCCAAGGCCGAAGACAAGAAGTACTATCGCCACACGGGCTACCCCGGCGGTATTTACGAGACCAACTTCACCAAGCTGCAACAGCGTTTTCCCGCCCGCGTGCTGGAAAAGGCCGTCAAGGGCATGCTGCCCAAGGGCCCCCTCGGCTATGCCATGCTGAAAAAGATGAAGTGTTACGCCGGTGTTGAGCATCCCCATGCCGCTCAGCAGCCCAAGGCGCTTGAGATCTAA
- a CDS encoding OsmC family protein, protein MECTVRWHDGMSFVAETGSGHLVAMDGAPEAGGRNLAPRPMEMLLAGTGGCTAFDIVMILKRGRQGISGCEVKLSAERAETDPKVFTRINMHFLVKGRNLKPEAVERAVHLSAEKYCSASIMLGKTAAITHSWEIVEG, encoded by the coding sequence ATGGAATGTACGGTTCGCTGGCACGACGGTATGAGTTTTGTGGCCGAGACCGGCAGCGGTCATCTGGTGGCGATGGACGGCGCGCCGGAAGCGGGAGGGCGCAATCTGGCGCCCCGCCCCATGGAGATGCTGCTTGCCGGCACCGGCGGGTGCACGGCTTTCGATATCGTGATGATCCTCAAGCGCGGCCGCCAGGGCATCAGTGGCTGCGAGGTGAAACTTTCCGCCGAGCGGGCGGAGACCGATCCGAAAGTGTTCACCCGGATCAACATGCACTTCCTGGTGAAGGGCCGCAATCTCAAGCCGGAAGCGGTCGAGCGGGCGGTACATCTCTCGGCCGAGAAGTATTGCTCCGCCTCCATCATGCTGGGCAAGACCGCCGCCATCACCCACAGTTGGGAAATCGTCGAGGGATAG